A single window of Ischnura elegans chromosome 8, ioIscEleg1.1, whole genome shotgun sequence DNA harbors:
- the LOC124163743 gene encoding uncharacterized protein LOC124163743 — MNMTLGIYANVSPQKNGKNGKVRCLVTGLQLIQQHRPICDPLFTKDIHPKIRKAWITVMHVKMEKEDIIPTALSFIHGGMRPVPMQNRITGRNAGETQLRGRQRRGPSDMSSHLQDSNHHWYRA, encoded by the exons ATGAATATGACTTTGGGTATTTATGCCAACGTGAGCCCACAGAAGAATGGGAAGAACgggaaggtgcgatgcctggtgacaGGTTTGCAGCTGATCCAGCAGCACCGACCTATCTGCGATCCGCTATTTACCAAAGACATTCATCCGAAAAT acGAAAAGCATGGATTACGGTAATGCATGTGAAGATGGAGAAAGAAGACATCATTCCCACAGCATTGTCGTTCATCCATGGTGGAATGAGACCAGTACCAATGCAGAACAGGATAACTGGGAGGAATGCTGGTGAAACTCAGttgcgaggaagacagcggagaggtCCATCAGATATGTCTTCCCATCTCCAAGA TTCCAATCATCACTggtatagagcctaa